From a single Chitinophaga sp. Cy-1792 genomic region:
- a CDS encoding Gfo/Idh/MocA family protein — MIDVQDKVKFAVVGFGHIGKRHAEMVHRNPESELVAVIDVQPKEKLNYPYEDVPLFNTLDAFLASGIKADVINIATPNGFHAAQALQILDARCHVVVEKPMSLTKADGEKVIYKALQVHKHVFAVMQNRYSPPSVWIKEMIESGKLGKIFMVQLNCYWNRDNRYYKKDSWHGNKQLDGGTLFTQFSHFIDILYWLFGDIENIRSRFSNFNHAGLTEFEDSGLVSFDFANGGVGCINFSTSVWNQNLESSMTIIAENGSVKIGGQYMNEVEVCNIKDYEMPELKPTNPGNDYGAYKGSAQNHHYVIENVVDVLKQRASITTNALEGLKVVDIIERIYRSAL; from the coding sequence ATGATTGATGTTCAAGATAAAGTAAAATTTGCGGTTGTTGGTTTTGGTCACATAGGCAAACGTCATGCTGAAATGGTTCACAGAAATCCTGAATCAGAACTCGTTGCAGTAATCGATGTACAGCCAAAAGAAAAGCTGAATTATCCATACGAAGATGTGCCGCTTTTTAATACGCTGGATGCTTTCCTGGCCTCAGGAATCAAAGCCGATGTGATAAATATAGCCACACCTAATGGTTTCCATGCTGCGCAGGCCTTACAAATCCTGGACGCCAGATGCCACGTAGTAGTTGAAAAACCAATGTCATTAACGAAAGCTGATGGCGAGAAAGTTATCTATAAAGCACTCCAGGTTCATAAGCATGTTTTTGCTGTAATGCAGAACAGGTATTCTCCTCCTTCTGTTTGGATTAAGGAAATGATTGAATCCGGTAAACTGGGTAAAATCTTCATGGTACAGTTAAACTGTTACTGGAATCGTGACAACAGGTACTATAAAAAAGACAGCTGGCATGGTAACAAACAGCTGGATGGCGGTACCCTGTTTACACAGTTCTCCCACTTCATCGATATTCTCTACTGGTTGTTTGGTGATATTGAAAATATCCGCTCCCGCTTTTCAAACTTTAACCATGCCGGCCTCACTGAGTTTGAAGATTCAGGGCTTGTCAGCTTCGATTTTGCTAACGGTGGTGTAGGTTGTATTAACTTCTCTACTTCTGTATGGAACCAGAACCTCGAAAGTAGCATGACGATCATCGCTGAAAACGGATCCGTGAAGATTGGTGGTCAGTACATGAATGAAGTGGAAGTTTGCAATATCAAGGATTATGAAATGCCTGAACTGAAACCTACCAATCCGGGTAATGATTATGGCGCCTACAAAGGATCTGCACAAAATCATCACTACGTAATTGAGAACGTTGTAGATGTATTGAAACAACGGGCATCCATTACTACTAACGCACTCGAAGGGCTCAAAGTAGTAGATATAATCGAACGGATTTATAGAAGCGCATTATGA
- a CDS encoding acyltransferase — protein sequence MSYFVHPTAVVDDNCSIGDNTKIWHFSHIMSGAVLGENCNIGQNVVISPDVVLGKNVKVQNNVSIYTGVTCDDDVFLGPSCVFTNVINPRSAVNRKNSYLKTHVGKGATIGANATIVCGKDIAPFAFIGAGAVVTQTIPAYALVVGNPAKQIGWMSEYGHRLHFNEGNTATCPESGQVYKLENGAVERIN from the coding sequence ATGTCTTATTTCGTACATCCAACGGCTGTAGTAGATGATAATTGCAGTATTGGAGACAATACAAAAATCTGGCACTTCTCACATATTATGTCAGGTGCAGTGCTTGGAGAGAACTGTAACATCGGTCAGAATGTGGTAATATCTCCTGATGTTGTACTGGGTAAAAATGTTAAAGTACAGAATAATGTTTCCATTTACACCGGCGTGACCTGTGATGATGACGTGTTTTTGGGACCCTCCTGTGTTTTTACCAATGTCATTAATCCAAGAAGTGCTGTCAACAGGAAGAATAGTTACCTGAAAACTCACGTAGGTAAAGGAGCGACCATTGGTGCAAATGCAACGATTGTTTGTGGAAAGGATATCGCGCCATTTGCATTTATTGGTGCCGGTGCTGTTGTAACCCAGACTATCCCTGCCTATGCCCTCGTAGTTGGTAATCCTGCCAAGCAAATAGGTTGGATGAGCGAGTATGGACACAGATTACACTTCAATGAAGGTAATACAGCTACCTGCCCTGAAAGCGGACAGGTATATAAACTTGAAAATGGCGCTGTTGAAAGAATTAACTAG
- a CDS encoding DegT/DnrJ/EryC1/StrS aminotransferase family protein, which produces MKKIQMVDLHGQYLKIKDEIDTAILNCINSTAFINGPEVKNFAAALETYLDVPRVIPCANGTDALQIAMMALDLQPGDEVIVPAFTYVATAEVIGLLKLTPVMVDVDPNTFCVTPEEIEKAISPKTKAIVPVHLFGQCADMDGIMEVAKRHNLYVIEDTAQAIGAVYTSPKTGSQKMAGAIGDFGCTSFFPSKNLGCYGDGGAIYSNNAALADQAALIANHGQSKKYVHKVIGVNSRLDTIQAAILGVKLQFLDKYSAARQQVAARYDTAFSSIEGLQIPVRNNDSTHVFHQYTLLVKDGRRDQLKDYLAENGIPAMVYYPIPLNEQEAFMEIGRISGELKVTKELCNNVISLPIHTEMVEAEQDFIIDHVKKFFK; this is translated from the coding sequence ATGAAAAAAATCCAAATGGTAGACCTGCATGGTCAATACCTTAAAATTAAAGACGAGATAGATACGGCAATTCTCAATTGTATCAATTCTACAGCATTTATAAATGGGCCGGAGGTTAAGAACTTTGCTGCAGCATTAGAGACCTATCTGGATGTGCCCCGGGTTATTCCATGCGCAAATGGTACTGATGCATTACAAATCGCCATGATGGCGCTGGATCTTCAACCTGGCGATGAGGTAATCGTTCCTGCATTTACGTATGTCGCAACTGCTGAAGTAATCGGACTTTTAAAACTAACCCCGGTAATGGTCGATGTTGACCCTAATACGTTCTGTGTAACCCCGGAGGAAATTGAAAAAGCCATTTCTCCTAAAACAAAAGCAATTGTACCGGTACACCTTTTTGGCCAATGTGCTGATATGGATGGGATCATGGAAGTTGCAAAACGCCATAACCTATACGTAATTGAAGACACTGCACAGGCTATCGGAGCGGTGTATACCTCTCCAAAGACCGGCAGTCAGAAAATGGCTGGTGCTATCGGTGATTTTGGTTGTACTTCTTTCTTTCCATCGAAAAACCTGGGATGCTATGGTGATGGAGGAGCAATATACTCTAACAACGCAGCATTAGCTGACCAGGCAGCACTAATTGCCAATCATGGTCAGTCAAAAAAATATGTACATAAAGTAATTGGTGTTAACAGCCGCCTCGATACCATACAGGCTGCCATCTTAGGTGTTAAACTCCAATTCCTCGATAAATATTCCGCTGCCCGCCAACAGGTAGCAGCCAGATATGATACCGCTTTTTCTTCCATTGAAGGATTACAAATACCTGTTCGTAATAATGATTCTACACACGTATTTCATCAATATACCCTGCTGGTAAAAGATGGAAGAAGGGATCAACTGAAAGATTACCTGGCAGAAAATGGTATTCCGGCAATGGTCTATTATCCTATTCCATTAAATGAGCAGGAAGCCTTTATGGAAATTGGCAGAATAAGCGGAGAGCTGAAAGTCACCAAAGAGCTGTGTAACAACGTTATCTCTCTGCCTATCCATACAGAAATGGTGGAAGCTGAACAGGATTTCATCATTGACCACGTTAAGAAGTTCTTTAAATAA
- a CDS encoding O-antigen polymerase, which translates to MSFIYWQDLTFFSYLGTIIILIARDTEFNDLISTLVGGDETKIKVWLVVSYVMLSFPVGMYFAKLCWKYKVKEFELYRERKIIPMFSPQDSYMRYPLYALSALCLLAVVYTYLTIGFIPILRSFSVSSEIEVMQMRTALDRGFTGNVYFKNIFGLLLTPIVTLIAFCYYRMTFSRKDLIWFLVMMFATFLILTYDMSKSPFVRFLLAFFFMEILIRKINFKVLLKYAGLILAGLVAFFIMIGKKGEGGLGGIFGSITARIAISQISSLYKHMEIFPAEHAFIGFNSISQVLPFMTSSERSARIVMEIASPSWIEMDMGGVYNTLFIGEAYANFGWIGVILCPIWIGFLIQTLFIVFIRLKKTPIFLGLFVFYSFNSNITGGVNEYFYNIQTTILSLTILTVLIIAYSLYYSKNRENLSSVAIS; encoded by the coding sequence ATGTCTTTCATCTATTGGCAGGATCTGACATTCTTTAGCTATTTGGGTACCATTATCATACTCATTGCCAGGGATACCGAATTTAATGACCTGATATCTACACTTGTCGGAGGAGATGAAACGAAAATCAAGGTGTGGCTGGTCGTGTCCTATGTTATGCTCTCCTTCCCGGTAGGGATGTATTTTGCAAAACTTTGTTGGAAGTATAAAGTAAAAGAATTTGAACTTTACAGGGAACGGAAAATAATTCCCATGTTTTCCCCGCAGGACTCTTATATGCGTTATCCGCTTTATGCCTTGTCCGCCTTGTGTTTGCTTGCAGTAGTTTATACCTATCTGACCATAGGTTTTATTCCTATCCTCCGGTCATTCAGCGTAAGTAGTGAAATAGAAGTAATGCAGATGCGTACTGCATTAGACCGTGGTTTTACCGGGAATGTCTATTTCAAAAATATATTTGGCCTGCTGCTTACTCCAATCGTTACATTGATCGCATTCTGTTATTACAGGATGACCTTTTCAAGGAAAGACCTGATTTGGTTCCTCGTGATGATGTTCGCTACTTTCCTGATCCTCACATACGACATGTCTAAAAGTCCTTTCGTTAGGTTTTTACTGGCATTTTTCTTCATGGAAATTCTTATCAGGAAAATCAACTTTAAGGTATTATTGAAATATGCGGGATTAATCCTGGCCGGTTTGGTTGCGTTTTTTATCATGATTGGTAAAAAAGGAGAAGGAGGACTGGGAGGAATTTTCGGAAGTATTACAGCCCGTATTGCTATCAGCCAGATCTCTTCCTTATATAAGCATATGGAAATATTTCCTGCGGAACATGCTTTCATAGGGTTTAACAGTATTTCGCAGGTATTACCGTTTATGACATCCAGCGAACGCTCCGCCAGAATTGTGATGGAAATAGCCAGTCCATCATGGATAGAAATGGATATGGGAGGAGTTTACAATACTTTGTTTATAGGAGAAGCTTATGCAAATTTTGGCTGGATAGGTGTTATCCTCTGTCCTATATGGATAGGATTTCTGATCCAAACGCTTTTTATTGTATTCATACGATTAAAAAAGACACCTATTTTCCTCGGATTATTTGTTTTTTATAGCTTTAATAGCAATATCACCGGTGGTGTAAATGAATATTTTTATAATATCCAAACCACCATACTATCACTAACCATATTGACCGTGCTTATTATAGCCTATTCATTATATTATTCCAAGAATCGTGAAAATCTTAGCTCAGTTGCCATTAGTTGA
- a CDS encoding PIG-L deacetylase family protein yields the protein MVNTQNYKRCLVLAPHTDDGEFGCGGTIAKLISEGCEVYYVAFSACEQSVLKEFPKDILISEVKEATARLGIKPENLRLFKYNVREFNFHRQEILDDIIKLKSEIKPDLVFIPSVNDIHQDHATIANEAIRAFKFSTIFCYEMPWNNFSFNTTCFVKLSEENISTKVHAVSAYVSQAHRVYANEAFIRSLATVRGVQVGIPYAEVFEIVRMII from the coding sequence ATGGTAAATACTCAGAATTATAAGCGTTGCCTGGTACTTGCTCCTCATACAGATGATGGCGAATTTGGTTGTGGCGGTACTATCGCCAAACTCATCAGCGAAGGTTGTGAAGTTTATTACGTAGCATTTTCTGCTTGTGAACAATCCGTCTTAAAAGAGTTCCCGAAAGATATTCTGATTTCAGAAGTAAAAGAGGCTACCGCAAGACTTGGCATTAAGCCTGAAAATCTGCGTCTGTTTAAATATAACGTTAGAGAGTTTAATTTTCACAGACAGGAAATACTGGACGATATCATCAAGCTTAAGTCAGAGATAAAACCAGACCTGGTATTTATTCCATCTGTAAATGATATTCACCAGGATCATGCTACCATAGCGAATGAAGCGATCAGGGCATTTAAATTTTCAACGATTTTCTGTTATGAAATGCCTTGGAATAACTTCTCCTTTAATACAACCTGTTTTGTTAAACTGAGTGAAGAAAATATCAGCACTAAAGTACATGCTGTTTCTGCTTACGTATCCCAGGCCCACAGAGTATATGCAAACGAGGCCTTTATCCGGAGTCTCGCAACTGTGAGAGGGGTACAGGTAGGCATCCCTTACGCGGAAGTATTTGAAATCGTACGAATGATAATCTAA
- a CDS encoding glycosyltransferase encodes MRKIRVAYIVWNEDPYKNNIFNNQVADQIIQIKQLHPEEVDITLVINFPLSSFVRNKKGTKQDVIDFKNQLTASLAAHNIKLQFYFSRFAFNFNTKFYLLPFQYFENFTKVKKLVEDQKIDIVHCRSYHAGFVGASIRRLFKNVKFVFDTRGRFPEEGIFRKSYEKDSLSYKIWKKRERFIISNADAVVNVSEAFQKIFETDYPKESQGKNTTIYTSSNVQVMTQPRQNNIPVLQNTNAMVFVGELSENGGYSVKKVMEAYRIYRKVIASPHLVFISTTNRDTILKEIGDVEFKDEITITATTRFQDTYNILSQCKFGFAALNDWNAPLMEYLAPTVIAAKTGEYLTAGLPLIYDNRIGGVLPLIQNHNIGMAISYPLSEEVVASQLMALNASYDEISDNCKKFACSNFSSTNNAERYFELYRKVLGAQ; translated from the coding sequence ATGAGAAAAATCAGAGTGGCATACATAGTATGGAATGAAGATCCTTACAAGAATAATATCTTCAATAATCAGGTGGCAGACCAGATCATTCAGATTAAACAACTGCACCCTGAGGAAGTGGATATAACGCTTGTAATCAATTTTCCATTGTCCTCCTTTGTTCGTAATAAAAAAGGAACAAAGCAGGATGTAATCGACTTTAAAAACCAACTTACTGCTTCTCTGGCTGCTCACAACATAAAACTGCAGTTCTATTTTTCTCGTTTTGCATTTAATTTTAATACAAAATTTTATCTCCTTCCTTTTCAATATTTTGAAAACTTCACTAAGGTTAAAAAATTAGTGGAAGATCAGAAAATTGATATCGTTCATTGCAGATCATATCACGCAGGTTTTGTTGGAGCCTCTATCCGGCGACTGTTTAAGAATGTAAAGTTCGTTTTCGATACCAGAGGGCGGTTCCCGGAAGAAGGTATCTTCAGGAAATCATATGAGAAAGATAGTCTTTCTTATAAAATCTGGAAGAAACGTGAAAGGTTTATTATTTCCAATGCGGATGCTGTGGTAAATGTTTCTGAGGCATTTCAGAAAATATTTGAAACTGACTATCCTAAAGAAAGCCAGGGGAAAAATACAACTATTTATACCAGCTCGAATGTACAGGTAATGACACAGCCACGGCAAAATAATATTCCCGTGCTGCAAAATACCAACGCTATGGTGTTTGTGGGGGAGCTGAGTGAAAATGGAGGTTATTCTGTTAAAAAGGTAATGGAGGCTTATCGTATTTATAGAAAAGTTATTGCCTCTCCTCATCTCGTATTTATTAGTACTACCAATCGTGATACTATTCTAAAAGAAATCGGGGATGTAGAATTTAAGGATGAAATAACCATTACCGCTACCACCAGATTTCAGGATACCTATAATATTTTGTCGCAGTGCAAATTCGGCTTCGCGGCGTTAAATGACTGGAATGCTCCACTGATGGAATATCTTGCGCCTACTGTCATTGCCGCAAAAACCGGTGAATATCTGACAGCCGGCTTACCGCTAATCTATGATAATAGAATTGGAGGGGTACTGCCGCTGATACAAAATCATAATATTGGTATGGCCATCTCATACCCATTGTCTGAAGAGGTTGTTGCCAGTCAGTTAATGGCGTTGAATGCATCATACGACGAGATCTCTGATAATTGTAAAAAGTTTGCATGCAGCAATTTTAGCTCCACGAATAACGCTGAACGCTATTTTGAACTATACAGGAAAGTGTTGGGAGCGCAATAA
- a CDS encoding UDP-3-O-(3-hydroxymyristoyl)glucosamine N-acyltransferase, translated as MLTKNKFNFKLSEVVALLDNANVDRDLSLNCLATLNSPKSNGILFVKGLSDENLAKLETINDSLVFINSKDVDFPGIERLKEKHVLIFTPDPRLSFAKFTSKLSDFAADDTTAYNLVNGSYISASAVIGENVVIEPGSFIGHDVKIGKGSRISSGARISNNVTIGNNCYIGYNTVVGGQGFGGERDEDNVIYMIPHLGGVVLDDYVQTGAFVTIVAGTIDPTFVGKHTKIDDHVHVAHNCQVGESCFVTACAQFGGSDRIGHRVWVGPNASFMQNISIGDNTTVGLGAVVTKSVEADLVVLGNPAEDIRSAFKKKKLLEKILKDYEEK; from the coding sequence ATGCTGACAAAAAATAAATTCAATTTTAAACTTTCTGAAGTCGTTGCGCTGCTGGATAATGCAAATGTCGACCGGGATCTCTCTCTGAATTGCCTGGCAACATTGAATAGCCCAAAATCCAATGGGATCCTTTTTGTAAAAGGATTATCAGATGAAAACCTGGCCAAACTTGAAACAATCAACGATAGTCTGGTTTTCATTAATAGTAAAGACGTCGATTTCCCTGGAATTGAAAGATTAAAGGAAAAGCATGTCCTGATTTTTACACCTGATCCCAGATTATCTTTTGCCAAATTTACCAGCAAGTTGAGTGACTTCGCGGCTGATGATACTACTGCTTATAACCTGGTTAATGGTAGTTATATCTCTGCATCAGCTGTAATTGGTGAGAATGTAGTGATTGAGCCAGGTAGTTTTATCGGGCATGATGTTAAGATCGGCAAAGGTAGTCGTATCAGCTCTGGTGCCAGAATTAGTAATAATGTCACCATCGGTAATAATTGTTATATAGGTTATAATACGGTTGTTGGCGGGCAAGGATTCGGAGGAGAGAGAGATGAGGATAATGTAATTTATATGATTCCTCATCTGGGTGGAGTTGTACTGGATGATTACGTTCAGACCGGCGCCTTTGTAACAATAGTTGCAGGAACAATTGATCCTACTTTCGTAGGTAAACATACAAAAATTGATGACCACGTACATGTTGCACATAACTGTCAGGTAGGCGAAAGCTGCTTTGTGACTGCATGCGCACAGTTTGGTGGAAGTGATCGAATTGGACACAGAGTATGGGTTGGACCTAATGCTTCTTTTATGCAAAATATTAGTATTGGCGATAATACTACCGTTGGATTAGGGGCCGTAGTCACCAAAAGCGTAGAGGCTGACCTGGTGGTTTTGGGAAATCCTGCAGAAGACATTAGGAGTGCCTTTAAGAAAAAGAAATTGCTCGAAAAAATATTGAAGGATTACGAAGAAAAATAA
- a CDS encoding oligosaccharide flippase family protein, whose amino-acid sequence MIMRLDKIATSPFVRNFFILISGTALAQIVSILSYPLLTRIFTPSEFGIYAVYTSLISILGAVVSGRYEMAIMLPKGLREALQVFCVAVTLSAGLSLIFPVILFFVSRYTSFKSVETWYDVVLVAISLFLFSYLNTSSYLANRFGKYKIISQSRVTQSVVTVAVQLISGLFLAKALNLATGYAVGLLIACILATLALRLRKGILDLNIKALNNILWKYRKFLYINAPSSLLDNISIFIPIFFIRTGYGNETLGFYSIAMRIATIPATLIGQAIGQIFFKKISEVIHDRKVVIRELNSSVKLLFVIGVPIAIGMAILSPLVFKIAFGAKWAPAGHLLQIMTISFLVRFIVSPLSSVFIATQQLGTLARWQLTYFVLLVTVSAIGVKYLSVESLLLAYAGLDVIVYSYYYYLIRKIVR is encoded by the coding sequence ATGATAATGAGATTGGACAAAATTGCGACCTCGCCTTTTGTGAGAAATTTTTTTATTCTCATTTCTGGTACTGCATTAGCCCAGATTGTCAGCATTTTGTCCTATCCCTTACTTACCAGGATATTTACACCTTCTGAATTTGGAATATACGCAGTATATACAAGTTTAATAAGCATCTTGGGAGCTGTTGTGAGCGGACGGTATGAGATGGCAATTATGCTGCCTAAAGGTTTAAGAGAAGCCCTGCAAGTTTTCTGTGTTGCCGTTACACTCTCTGCCGGGTTGAGCCTGATATTTCCGGTGATACTTTTTTTTGTATCCAGGTATACCAGTTTCAAATCGGTAGAAACCTGGTACGACGTAGTATTAGTTGCAATTTCATTGTTTCTGTTTTCTTACCTCAATACAAGTTCCTACCTGGCCAATCGGTTTGGTAAGTATAAAATTATATCTCAGTCGCGGGTAACACAAAGCGTAGTAACAGTAGCCGTACAGCTGATAAGCGGACTTTTTCTGGCCAAAGCATTAAACCTGGCTACCGGCTATGCAGTGGGGCTGCTGATCGCATGTATACTTGCCACGTTAGCATTGAGACTGCGAAAGGGAATACTTGACCTGAATATAAAAGCTTTAAATAACATCCTCTGGAAATACAGAAAGTTTTTATATATCAATGCCCCATCCAGTCTGCTCGATAATATTTCCATTTTCATACCGATATTCTTTATACGTACCGGATATGGAAATGAAACGTTGGGCTTTTACTCTATAGCAATGAGGATTGCCACGATTCCTGCAACCTTGATAGGGCAAGCAATTGGCCAGATTTTCTTTAAAAAGATTTCAGAAGTAATACACGACAGAAAGGTTGTAATACGGGAACTAAATAGTTCGGTGAAATTACTTTTTGTAATAGGAGTGCCTATTGCAATTGGTATGGCAATATTATCTCCACTGGTATTCAAAATTGCATTCGGCGCCAAATGGGCGCCCGCAGGCCATCTCCTGCAGATAATGACGATTTCTTTCCTGGTACGGTTTATCGTTTCTCCATTGTCTTCTGTGTTTATTGCTACACAACAATTGGGAACACTGGCCAGATGGCAATTAACATATTTTGTACTGCTGGTAACGGTATCAGCCATCGGAGTGAAATATTTATCTGTTGAATCGCTGCTGCTGGCTTACGCCGGCCTTGATGTTATTGTATACTCATATTATTATTATCTGATCAGAAAAATAGTACGCTAA
- the asnB gene encoding asparagine synthase (glutamine-hydrolyzing), with translation MCGIAGIISANNALTNYIEDLTNIVQHRGPDGAGVYKDEQVAFGHRRLSILDLSELGKQPMHYLDRYVITYNGEVYNYIEIREVLEKGGYNFVSHSDTEVIVAAYAEWGEKCLEKLNGMFSFAIHDRKLNTVFCARDRFGVKPFYYYANKEAFVFGSEIKQFTVLPYWEAVLNERKVVDFLVNDIIDRDEETFFQGVKQLRGGHFLKYNLDDHTFEIKSWYHLEKKDEYAGLNETAAIEKFRELFTDAVKLRLRSDVKIGSCLSGGLDSSSIVSVVNELLKEEGKTDLQEVVSACFENKKYDEQQYIDTIVKEKSIKGHKIFPDVDDLFPELDKLLWHQDEPFGSTSIFAQWNVFRESRKAGLIVMLDGQGADEILGGYHTYYGPYILSAWKKGNIATAFKRMRWVNGRGYGYKWIIKEVYKNAISTGKKVKLQNIREKRFSYIKEDLQEKYLENVSYNCFKGMSYQQIRHTNLPMLLHFEDRDSMAFSVESRVPFLDYRLVELCYSVDEDILLKQGTTKHILREAMKDLLPPAIKNRMDKMGFVTPEKVWLKTHREIFLQELNEAVKSLNGLINENIISLFNDIVEDKIAFDFTPWKVVVLGRWIRLFKVKII, from the coding sequence ATGTGTGGTATTGCCGGTATTATATCAGCAAACAATGCTTTGACCAATTATATTGAAGACCTGACAAATATTGTACAACACCGTGGCCCTGATGGTGCAGGTGTTTACAAAGATGAACAAGTAGCATTTGGCCATAGACGTTTGTCAATCCTTGATCTTAGTGAATTGGGAAAACAACCTATGCACTATCTGGACCGATATGTGATTACCTATAACGGGGAAGTCTATAATTATATCGAGATAAGAGAGGTGCTGGAAAAGGGTGGTTACAATTTTGTTTCGCATAGTGATACAGAAGTGATAGTGGCAGCCTATGCTGAATGGGGAGAGAAATGCCTGGAAAAACTGAACGGCATGTTTTCCTTCGCTATTCATGACAGAAAGCTGAATACTGTCTTTTGTGCAAGAGATCGTTTCGGCGTAAAACCTTTTTACTATTACGCCAACAAAGAAGCATTTGTATTTGGTTCAGAAATTAAGCAGTTTACTGTACTCCCATACTGGGAAGCCGTCCTGAATGAAAGGAAGGTTGTAGACTTCCTCGTTAATGACATTATCGATAGGGATGAGGAAACATTCTTCCAGGGCGTAAAACAATTAAGAGGCGGACACTTTCTAAAGTATAACCTTGATGACCATACATTTGAAATTAAGTCCTGGTACCATTTAGAGAAGAAAGATGAATATGCTGGTCTGAATGAAACCGCAGCCATTGAAAAGTTTCGGGAATTGTTTACGGATGCAGTTAAACTTAGACTAAGGTCTGATGTCAAAATTGGCTCTTGTTTATCCGGAGGACTTGATAGCTCTTCAATTGTATCGGTTGTAAATGAATTATTAAAAGAAGAAGGTAAAACAGACTTACAGGAAGTTGTTTCGGCATGTTTTGAAAACAAGAAATATGACGAGCAACAATACATCGATACAATAGTTAAGGAAAAGAGCATTAAGGGGCATAAAATATTCCCGGATGTAGATGATTTGTTTCCGGAATTGGATAAGCTGCTTTGGCACCAGGATGAGCCATTCGGTTCTACCAGCATATTTGCACAATGGAATGTATTCCGTGAATCCAGAAAAGCCGGACTAATTGTGATGCTGGATGGGCAAGGTGCAGATGAAATACTGGGAGGGTATCATACTTACTATGGCCCATATATACTATCTGCCTGGAAAAAAGGAAATATTGCCACTGCTTTCAAACGCATGCGTTGGGTTAACGGCCGCGGCTATGGCTACAAATGGATCATTAAAGAAGTATATAAAAACGCTATCAGTACTGGAAAAAAAGTTAAATTACAAAATATCCGGGAAAAGCGCTTTTCTTACATAAAAGAAGATTTGCAGGAAAAATACCTGGAAAATGTGAGCTATAACTGCTTTAAAGGCATGTCTTACCAGCAGATCAGGCATACAAATCTACCTATGCTACTGCATTTTGAAGACAGAGACTCCATGGCTTTTTCTGTAGAATCCCGCGTCCCATTCCTGGATTACCGGTTAGTTGAACTGTGTTATTCTGTGGATGAGGATATTTTATTGAAACAGGGTACGACCAAACACATCCTGAGAGAAGCAATGAAAGATCTACTACCTCCTGCTATCAAAAACAGGATGGATAAAATGGGTTTTGTAACTCCTGAAAAAGTCTGGTTGAAAACCCACAGGGAAATTTTCCTGCAGGAGCTGAATGAAGCCGTAAAGTCATTGAATGGATTGATCAATGAGAATATAATTTCTTTGTTTAACGATATTGTAGAGGATAAAATCGCATTTGATTTTACTCCATGGAAAGTGGTCGTTTTAGGACGATGGATAAGATTATTTAAAGTGAAAATAATTTAA